A region of Zeugodacus cucurbitae isolate PBARC_wt_2022May chromosome 5, idZeuCucr1.2, whole genome shotgun sequence DNA encodes the following proteins:
- the LOC128922027 gene encoding serine protease Hayan-like isoform X2, producing MKNKLILFGLFFALLQATVYGKRNEPDPPIIDEPLKINVDAGKERDSCVSLAKTIEEKQSLIDDALNRMTAKIEAMEERITAEAKATEDRCTQRMTAEANATEERWNQRLTEVIKTAEGRMSAEITRLNQKVVELSNQLAKRTDVATPQKRPAELACEKITNDLRSIDPVTSFSAFLFKSDSAVGLCRGNWIDKRFYITAAGCVSTVKFTKIEVGSEHKEIKAVHIHPDFSSETPSLNNIALIEMVSDLDYSSDWHPVCLYTSQVNPESYLMGYFGKIQIVADGECFDKTGADLKPSQLCAKNLKFKRTFLGMPIYKVQENFPIHKLFAIVAKESDDFEPYVITKVFDHLDFIESIVWPKNGN from the exons atgaaaaataaactcATATTATTTGGACTTTTCTTCGCGCTGCTCCAAGCGACAGTGTATGGAAAACGGAATGAGCCTGATCCCCCCATAATCGATGAGCCATTGAAAATTAACGTAGATGCCGGGAAAGAGAGAGACAGTTGCGTGAGTTTGGCTAAAACAATCGAAGAAAAGCAAAGTCTAATAGATGATGCACTGAATAG aaTGACAGCGAAAATCGAAGCAATGGAAGAAAG AATAACCGCGGAAGCTAAAGCAACCGAGGATAGGTGTACTCAACG AATGACCGCGGAAGCCAACGCAACTGAGGAGAGATGGAATCaacg ATTGACAGAGGTGATAAAAACAGCGGAAGGAAG AATGTCTGCGGAAATTACACGGTTGAATCAGAAAGTAGTTGAGTTAAGCAACCAGCTTGCCAAAAG AACAGATGTTGCCACACCTCAGAAACGTCCAGCAGAACTTG CTTGTGAAAAAATAACTAATGATTTGCGATCGATTGATCCCGTGACCTCGTTCAGTGCCTTTCTTTTTAAATCTGACAGTGCAGTTGGCTTATGTAGAGGCAATTGGATTGACAAACGGTTTTATATAACTGCAGCAGGTTGCGTATCAACTGTCAAATTTACGAAGATAGAAGTGGGTTCAGAGCATAAGGAAATAAAG GCAGTTCACATACATCCCGATTTCTCTTCAGAAACACCTTCCCTTAACAATATTGCTTTGATTGAAATGGTGAGTGATTTGGACTACTCTTCCGATTGGCATCCAGTGTGCTTATACACTTCACAAGTGAATCCAGAGAGTT atttgATGGGATATTTCGGAAAAATTCAGATTGTAGCAGACGGTGAATGTTTTGATAAGACCGGTGCTGACCTGAAGCCATCTCAACTATGTGCaaagaatttgaaatttaagcGCACTTTCCTTGGCATGCCAATATACAAAGTTCAAGAAAATTTCCCCATAcataaattgtttgcaattgtcGCAAAGGAATCTGACGATTTTGAACCTTATGTGATAACAAAAGTGTTTGATCACTTGGACTTTATTGAAAGCATTGTATGGCCGAAGAATGGCAACTGA
- the LOC128922027 gene encoding serine protease Hayan-like isoform X1 has product MAYDYLKLFCKMKNKLILFGLFFALLQATVYGKRNEPDPPIIDEPLKINVDAGKERDSCVSLAKTIEEKQSLIDDALNRMTAKIEAMEERITAEAKATEDRCTQRMTAEANATEERWNQRLTEVIKTAEGRMSAEITRLNQKVVELSNQLAKRTDVATPQKRPAELACEKITNDLRSIDPVTSFSAFLFKSDSAVGLCRGNWIDKRFYITAAGCVSTVKFTKIEVGSEHKEIKAVHIHPDFSSETPSLNNIALIEMVSDLDYSSDWHPVCLYTSQVNPESYLMGYFGKIQIVADGECFDKTGADLKPSQLCAKNLKFKRTFLGMPIYKVQENFPIHKLFAIVAKESDDFEPYVITKVFDHLDFIESIVWPKNGN; this is encoded by the exons atggcgtatga CTATTTGAAGttattttgtaaaatgaaaaataaactcATATTATTTGGACTTTTCTTCGCGCTGCTCCAAGCGACAGTGTATGGAAAACGGAATGAGCCTGATCCCCCCATAATCGATGAGCCATTGAAAATTAACGTAGATGCCGGGAAAGAGAGAGACAGTTGCGTGAGTTTGGCTAAAACAATCGAAGAAAAGCAAAGTCTAATAGATGATGCACTGAATAG aaTGACAGCGAAAATCGAAGCAATGGAAGAAAG AATAACCGCGGAAGCTAAAGCAACCGAGGATAGGTGTACTCAACG AATGACCGCGGAAGCCAACGCAACTGAGGAGAGATGGAATCaacg ATTGACAGAGGTGATAAAAACAGCGGAAGGAAG AATGTCTGCGGAAATTACACGGTTGAATCAGAAAGTAGTTGAGTTAAGCAACCAGCTTGCCAAAAG AACAGATGTTGCCACACCTCAGAAACGTCCAGCAGAACTTG CTTGTGAAAAAATAACTAATGATTTGCGATCGATTGATCCCGTGACCTCGTTCAGTGCCTTTCTTTTTAAATCTGACAGTGCAGTTGGCTTATGTAGAGGCAATTGGATTGACAAACGGTTTTATATAACTGCAGCAGGTTGCGTATCAACTGTCAAATTTACGAAGATAGAAGTGGGTTCAGAGCATAAGGAAATAAAG GCAGTTCACATACATCCCGATTTCTCTTCAGAAACACCTTCCCTTAACAATATTGCTTTGATTGAAATGGTGAGTGATTTGGACTACTCTTCCGATTGGCATCCAGTGTGCTTATACACTTCACAAGTGAATCCAGAGAGTT atttgATGGGATATTTCGGAAAAATTCAGATTGTAGCAGACGGTGAATGTTTTGATAAGACCGGTGCTGACCTGAAGCCATCTCAACTATGTGCaaagaatttgaaatttaagcGCACTTTCCTTGGCATGCCAATATACAAAGTTCAAGAAAATTTCCCCATAcataaattgtttgcaattgtcGCAAAGGAATCTGACGATTTTGAACCTTATGTGATAACAAAAGTGTTTGATCACTTGGACTTTATTGAAAGCATTGTATGGCCGAAGAATGGCAACTGA